The Bacteroidales bacterium genome contains the following window.
TAAAAGCATTACACAAATGTAATTTGTTGAAACATGAATAAAACTTTTTTTATAGTTAAATACTAACATATTTTAGTTAATAAACTATTTTCATTCTATAGATTTTTGTTGACAATCGGTAATAATCACATTAATATTGAAATAAAAAAAATAATTTTCCCATTCATATTTTCAAGCACAGCAATAACAAGCATGAAATAAACAGAAAAATTATTTATTCATCGAGGAAAAGTTTTTTATTTCCTTATAAGTTGTAAAAGGAGTTGAGGAAAGAATGACAACAATAGTGTTTTCATTACCTTTGTTTAATCCTGATAGCAATGCTTCCTGTGGTGAAGCGGAAATGTGAATTTTATCTTCAGGGAAATTATTTTGCAGCGCACCTTTTTTTAATAATGAAGAAATTTGACCGTCTTCACGTCCTCGTTTATCAGGGTCTTCATACAAAATCAAATCATTGTATGTTTCGGAAGCAAGAATGCCCAATTTCATAATCTCTTCATCGCTGCGATTACCGGCAGCGCTAATAACGCCAATTTTATTTTCACGGAAATAACTTAAAAATTCTTTAATACCTTTAAAGTTATCGTAGTTATGGGCATTGTCGAGTAATACTTTAAAATTATTTACATCAATAAAATTCAGCCTTCCGGGGATGGTGTCAAAAGAAGGAATGAATTCGCATAAATATTGTTTTATTTTTTCATTAGCAATACCATGTGCTGCAAGAGTAGCAACAGTTGCTAATATCTGGTCATAAGTTAATCTTGCTTTTTCGTTGAATGTAAGAGGAATTTCATGTAACGCGGCAATTGGATATGTTATTGAATTTTTTGAAATAAAAATTATCCCATCAGAAATATATACAGCCATTTCTCCTTTTAATACATGTGCAAGCAGTTCTTTGTTATCGTTATACTTTGAAAATAAAATGCTTTTACTAAACAGACGGTTGCGCATTTCAAGAACAAGAGAGCTGTCGGCATTTAAAATGGTGTAACCCGTTTCATATACTTCTTCTGCAACAACTGATTTGGCATAAGCTAAGTCTTCAACGTATTTTATATCATCAGCGCCAACATGATCGTCGTACATGTTCAGCACAATTCCAAAATCAGCAAATTTATATCCCAGTCCTTTTCTTAATATTCCTTCGCGCGAAGTTTCAAGAATGGCACAATCAATAGTTGGATCTTTAAGTACAAGTTTCACATGTTCGGGATATGTCATATCTCCTTTCATCAGGCATTTTTCACCAATATATAAACCATCGGAAGTGGTCATGCCTATTGTATAACCTTCGCGTTTGAGACAGTAATTCAATAGTGTTACCATTATTGTTTTTCCTGCTGTTCCGGTTACTGAAAAAACAGGGACTCTTGTTTTTGCTTTTTCAGGAAAAAGGATATCAATAAGATTTGACGCTACATTGCGAGGTGTACCGGATGTAGGGTTCATATGCATACGAAAGTCGGGAGCGGCATTCACTTCAATGATCACGCCTTCGTTTTCATTGATAGGTGATGAAATATCTTTTGTGATGAAATCAACACCGGCAACATTCAGCCCTATAACCTGTGCTGCGCGTTCTGCAAGAAAAATATTAAATGGGTGGACGATGTCAGTAACATCTTTTGCCGAGCCGCCCAATCTCATGTTTCCAGATATTTTTAGAAATAATTGTTCTCCCTGCGGAAGAATGGTTTCATGATTATATCCTTTTTCTGCTATCAAATTTTCTGTAATTTCATCAAGTACAACTATTGAAAGTTTACCTTTATCACCGGTCTGTCTTTCAGGATTAGCATTCATTTCAGCAATAAGCTTTTTAATAGTCGTTGTTCCATTACCAATAATAAAAGGTGGTGTAAGTTCGGAAGCAGCAATAAACTTATTGCCGATAACCAATAGTCTGTATGATTTTCCTTCAATGAAGGGTTGTATTAAAACATTTTTATCTAATTGCTGTGCACTTTGGAAAGCAGAAATTATTTTATTTTTATTGGTTAAGTTTACTGCGAGGTTTTTTCCTAAGTAGCCTTCGCAAGGTTTTATCACTACAGGTTTTTGAAGCCTTTCAAAAAATAAAACAGCATCATCGGTTTTATCTGTGCGGATGGTTTCAGGAACCGGGATCCCTGCATCCGAAAGCATGAGGTTTGTGAGATATTTATTATCGGCGGTTTCAACAGCTATCAGGTTAGTATCTGATGTAATGGTAGCACGCACACGTTTATGATATTTTCCTGTTCCAAGTTGAACAAGATTATATGCATCTAATCGTAGTGTTGGAATTTTTCTTATCTCTGCTTCGTTCACTATGGCTTGTGTGCTGGGACCAAGTAGTCTTTTTTCACGTATATCAATTAATGCATCTACTATTGGCTGAACATTGAATTCTTTTCCGGTGAGTAATGAATTGATGAGATTTACTGCCGCTTTGCCTGCATATACACCGGCCACTTCATCAACATAACGGAAAATAATATTATATACTCCTTCTTCAAGTGTGCTGCGGGTTTTCCCATATCCCACATCCATTCCAGCCATGATTTGCAGTTCAATAGAAACATGTTCGATAACATGACCTAGTAATGTTCCTTCATTTACTCTTAATAGAAATCCGCCTTCCTGCCCAACAGAACAATGATGTTTGATTAATGAGGGCAATTTTTTTTCAAGGTTTCCGGGAAAGTTAGGAATAAGGTTTGTGAATACTTCATTATATTCACCCAGGTTGATTCTGAATTTAACAATAGGACCTGCACTGAAATAGTTTGCCCCATGCATTACTAAAACATTCTGCACTTTTAGTGGCCCGTCTTCAATGGAATAATCTAGATATTCTTCGATGGTATTTTTCATGCAAGTTACTTTATGAAAAATTTTAGTTTCTTAAACAATATTAATAAATCAGTATTTCAAAAGCAAATTATTTTTTCTTTTTGTATTCTTTCCAGCACAAGATGTATGTTTTCCGGAATGTGAGAAACCATTTATTATTGGATGTATATTTTTTAATCAGTTCTGCCGGCTTTTGATTTGGATTGCTGTAATAATCCGTTTTACTAAGCATCCTGGCTAACTGCTCCTGGCAAAGAAATACAGTACTATCGCTGAAATTCCGGTTCGCTAAAATATTTAATAATGAAAATGTTTTTTCTGAATTATTTTTTCCTGAAAAATATTTTGCAGCATTAAGAATGTATGATTCGTTTTGCGAAATAATGTACTTTTCAAAAGGAATATGTGATAAGCCATATTGTTCCATATTTAATGATGCAGCTAACTTTTCGGCTTCGTAATATTTGTCAATGGCAAAGTTATATAATTTCAACCGGACTGCAGAATCGGATTGATTGCGCAGTTTCTGATATTTTGCAGCTTCCTGATATTTTGTAATACCTGATTTGGCATCGGTATCGGATATTTTACATCTTGAATTTGATTGAGTGACAGCAATAGCTTTTTGATAATAATCATAAGCTTCAGCATAATTATTCAACGAAATTTTTTGCTTTGCTGTTGTACATGATTCATTATATTTTTCATTAGCCTGTTTGCAATATAAAGCAGATATTTTTGTTTCCAGATCAGCAAATGAAAGATTAATGATTGAATCATTTTCCAGGTTATACATTTTCATCATCACCTTTACCGTGTCGGCCATTTCCTTTGCTTTACCGGGTTCATTCCCCCAGGTATGCATATTGCCTTTTTGAATAAAATTGCTGATATAAGGTTTTGCCGAAGCGTGCAGCAATGAGTCGAGCAGGGTATCCGGTTTTACGATATAATTTCTTTCGATGTCTTTGGCCATGCCAAAACTATGTAAAGCGCTAATTCCGTTTTGTAATTTCAAATAAGAGATTCCATCAGAAATATATTTCATGTAATATTTTTCTTTAAGTTGTCCGGTAAGCGAATCAGCGGCAATTGCAGAAGGAATATCGGCAGGGTTTTCTTGTTGATATTTTTTTGCCAGAACAATAGTTTCTTCAGCTTTTACAGGGTCGTTGTATTTTATGTAATCTTTAGCTTTTTTTATAAACGATTTGTATATTCCCTGTTTGGTAACAGTCATAACAGCCTTGTATTTATTATCGCAAGCATTGTTTTTGTATTTGTAACAAAGATTAGAAATGTCTTGCAAGATAACATAAGCGCTATCGTAAAGTGATTTTGAATTCAGTGATATGCTGTGTGTAGTAAGTCCTGTTATTAACTGCGAAAGAAGATTATCGGCTTCTGATGATGAAATTATATCGGATGAATTCGTGTCCTGAAAATCTTTTGCATTGGTAATATATATTTCGGCTATATCAAGATTGTCGGTATCAACAGCTTTTTTTGAAACGATAAGAAATGATTTGTAAATTCCGTACTTTGCTTTAGCTATGCTTTTCTGAAGGCTTTCAGGACAATTGATGACTTTTATATTTGAACAAAAGTTTTTTGCATCATTTAGTATATTAAGTGCAGCATGATAATCTTCAGCAAGAATAGATGACTCTCCTCTGGCGATAAAGCGTTTATCAAGACTGTCGGCAAGTTTAATGACCTGTTTAAGGATTTCCTGATTAGGATTCAGCCTGGTGGTGATATTAATTAAATTTTTACCTGATTCAGTCAGCTCATTTTTTAAGTAGAGAATCCGTGCCATTAAAAGAAATGCAGGTGAGTAATACGGATTTGCAATAGCGCTTTTTTTTAAATAATTTAAAGCATTTGTTGTATCGTTTTTAGATAAGCATTCGATAGCTTTATTATAATTAACCACATCGAGAGTCGACAGCATTTCATTTATTTTGCTTCGCAGGGTTTTTACCTTAACATTCAATGTGCTGAATTTATTAATAAAATCAATAGGGTCGTGGGAGTATAACCCGAGTTTTGCAATAAAATCTTTATTATAAATTTCCGTCATTGTTTTCTCAATCTCTTTCAGCTTTATATCGTAAACTTTAACAAGGTCGATGTAAGTGAGATTGATTTCCGATAATTTTTCTTTTGCTGCTGATATTGAAAATTCAGAGTTGTAATAATCTTTTATCAGTTGAGTTTTTATCTTGAAATGGTAAAGGTCAGAGTCGTTGTAAGTAAAATTTATTTTTTCAATTTTTATTTGAGGGATTTCAAAAGGGATTGAATCAATATATACTTGTGAAATTATAAAAGTTTTGTTAGTACTGTTCTTTATACACTCTGTTGAATTTTTAAAAGGTTTCAATATTCCTTTTTCATTAGCGGAATATTCTATTTCAATTTTACCTGGAAGAAGGACGTCAGATATATCAAAAGTTTTGTAGAGTATATCGCCAGTGGGTTTTTCGGGAACAATCTGAAAAGAAATTTTATAATTTTTAATTTCTTTTTTGTTTGATTTAGGAATATTCGTTATTGATAATTTATCAATGTATGTAAATGAAACTTGTGTATATTCTAAAATTTTTGGGATGCTTTTGGAAATTTCTTCAATGATATAATTGGTGTTTTTATTAGAATTTGTTGAAGTTTCTGAATACTTAAAAGTACATGTGTATTCTTTTGTTTCTTTATAAACAGTATCAGTTTGACAAAAACAGAAGTTAATTGCAGCAAGGCAGAGTAGAAGGCTGGTTATAAATTTCATAAGTAATTAAAGCAACATCAACATTCAATATGTGGCAAAAATATATAAAATTTATGGTATAGAAATTTATTCAGGTAAAATGAAATCGTCTATTTACTGCGGGCTCTTTTAAAAATAATATTATAAAATGCATGAAAGAAGTATTTGCAATCTGTAGTCAAAGGATGTTTATCGTATTGTCTAAGGTATTCTTTTTCTGAAGCAATTATTTCATCAAGCGTTTTAGGCATGTCTTTGTAAAAAGGAGGAATTAACCCGGGCTTATATTGGATGCGTATTTTTCTGAATTCTTCCGGGTATAATGAGAAGTATTGGTTGCTTAAAGGTCTTACTCCAAATAGTTTTAAATCTCCCTTTAGAATATTATAAATCATAGGTAATTCATCAATCCATAATTTTCGCATTATTTTTCCTAATGTTGTAACACGGAAATCGTTTTTGAATTTTCCGCCTTCATCAAGTTTATTTTCTTCATAAATATATTCCTGAATGTATTCAGAATAAGGATGCATAGTGCGGAATTTATATACCCTGATTACTTTCCCGTTTTTCCCAATCCTTCTTATTTTTATAAGAGGTCCATATGTAGGATAAAAATCGAAGAAAGGTTCTTTCGTTTTTTTTACAACGAAATAGTATAGGTTGTCAATAGTTTCTTCATTAATTATTTTAAACCCGCATGAATAAAGTCTTCCTAAAATTTCAGGACGGGATAAGACCCTGTTTCGCCCATTGGTTAACCAAAAATATATTTTTTTTGTAAAATATATTTTTGGAAAAACTCTTTTAAAAATAAAATCAATAAATGAATTTTAAACAGTCTCTAAAACTTTAAAAAATTCAGCCTTAAAATCAAAGGGATTTTCTTGCTCGTTTTCGGGTAATGAAATTTCTTCAAAATGGGTCTCTTTCATTTCAGAGTTTTATTTGAAATATAAAAATTATTTACTAAGAAAGTTTAAAATCAGAATCAAAGTAGTAATTGATGAAAGTACTGTTGCAAATGGGAAAGGGTTAGTGCCGAAGAATTTCGAACGGTTAGGCTTTACATCAGGGCAAACGCATCTAAATTTTAGCTTCTACAACCATTGAAAACACTGAAATCATTTTTAAAAATTTAATCAAAAATTAAAAATATTTGAATTATGTATTTTTATAAACAGTTGAACTTCATAGTATTTGTATTAATTTAGATGCGTTTGCCCTGGGCTTTACATATATTACATCATTCGGTAATAAATAAAAATATTCTGATTGCAATAAGTTTTTATCGGTAATATCAATAGGAATTACTTTTTCGGGATTATTCTGCCTTATTAAGGAAATTTGCTTTCTGTTGCCATTCATTGTTAAATCGCCTGCAAGACCTATGGCTTCAAGAATATTTAATTGAGTATTGTATACCTTGAAAGTGCCGGGTTTATTCACTTCACCCAAAATAGTAATATTAAAATTCAGCAATTTAACAATAACCAAAGAATTTTTTAAATAGTAATCTACTTTTTCTTGAATAACCTTTTGACTTTCTTCAATAGTTAATCCTTTTACATTTATTTTTCCTATCATTGGCAATTCTACAAAGCCTGAATCATTTACACTAAAACTGTTTAGATATGCACCTAATTCTGTTGAATATGCATTTGTTTGTGTGTTTGCATTTAATGATAGAGATGATTCTTCATCAATAGGTACTGTTTTAATATATAAAACATCTTTAGGTTTTATTTTGTATACAAATGAAATATTCTTATCTGAAACTGTTCCTGAATTGTTTCCTTTATCCTGTAAATAAATATAATTTTTCTGAGGAGTACAGGAAAAAAATGATGGAATAAGAATAAAAAAAACGAAACAGATTTTAAGTGTTTTTATAGCCATAGATATAAAAATATTGTGCCCGAAACAGGACTCGAACCTGCACATCCTTACGAATACTAGTCCCTGAAACTAGCGCGTCTACCAATTCCGCCATCCGGGCAATAATAAATATGTCAAATTGATGATGTTGAATATTAAATATAATAGTAGTTATTTTAATACATTTAACATTTTATATCGACATCTGCAATTTGACATCAGGATAATGGTGCCCAGGACAAGACTCGAACTTGCACAGCCTTGCGACCGCCAGCCCCTCAAGCTGGTGTGTCTACCAATTCCACCACCTGGGCAAAATATAAATAAATGAACGTTAATGTACAGGTGTGTCTACCTCCCGATAACTATCGGGACCACCACCTGGGCAAAATATAAATAAATGAACGTTAATGTACAGGTGTGTCTACCNNNNNNNNNNNNNNNNNNNNNNNNNNNNNNNNNNNNNNNNNNNNNNNNNNNNNNNNNNNNNNNNNNNNNNNNNNNNNNNNNNNNNNNNNNNNNNNNNNNNTCCCGATAACTATCGGGGCCACCACCTGGGCAATAAAATAAAAATAAATGTACGTTTAATTCCTTTTGTATCAACTTCCCTATAATTATCGGGAGCATTTGTTGCCCAAAAAAGTTTTGCAAATTTATAATTTTTATTGTTATATTTATCAAAATATTTTAATAAAATATATTTTTATGTTTAATAAGCATGATTTAAATCAATTATCTAAAAAAGGTGTTGAAATTCATACTGTTGAAGAACAGATAAAAAAATTTAAAGAAGGTTTTCCTTTTATAAATCTTTCTTCTTCTGCAACTATTGAAAATAATGGCATTGAGAAATTTAATGATGATGAAGTTAAACGATTAAATTCGGTTTATGAAAATGGTTTAAAAACCAAAAAGGTCCTCAAGTTTGTTCCGGCATCGGGTGCTGCAAGTCGTATGTTTAAAGCATTGCATTCCTTTCAGGAAAAATATGATGGTTCAGAGGAAGCTTATCAAAATTATTTGAATGATAAAAGTTTTAATTCGGTTTATAAATTCATCAATGATATAAAAAACTTTGCATTTTATAATGATTTAAAAAATGTCATGAATGATTATGATATTGATGAATGTATTGTAAATAAAAATTTTATTCCGATAATCGAATTTTTATTATTCGGTAAAGGTCTTGATTACTCTGAATTACCGAAAGGGCTACTGAAATTCCATAAATATGAAAACTGTTCAAGATCTGCATTTGAAGAGCATTTGGTTGAAGCTGTTAATTATTGCAAGGATGTAAATAATAATGCGTTATTACATTTTACGGTATCGCCGGAGCATGAATTGAAATTCAAAAAATTATTAAATGGTATTATCAATGAATATGAAAAAAAATATGATGTAAAATTTAATGTTACTTTTTCAATTCAAAAATCATCTACCGATACCATTGCTGTTGATATGCACAATGAACCTTTCAGAGAAAAAAATGGTTCCTTATTATTTCGACCGGGTGGACATGGAGCTTTAATTGAGAATCTAAATGATTTAAATGGAGATGTAGTTTTTATTAAAAATATTGATAACATTGTCCCTGATAGATTAAAACCCGAAACAACATTATATAAAAAAGTTCTTGCCGGATATTTAATAGAATTACAAACAAATGTTTTTAGGTATCTGGAAATATTATCAAGTGGGAATATTGGTGACAATTTATTATTAGAAATAAAAAAGTTTTCGGAAAGTAAATTGAAAATTGTTATTAATGATTTTGATGAAAAAGAAAAAAACGAAAAAATAAAAATTCTTTTTTCAAAATTAAATCGACCAATAAGAGTTTGTGGAATGGTTAAAAATGAAGGTGAACCTGGTGGTGGACCATTCTGGGTTAAAAATGAAAATGGTGAAATTTCATTACAAATTATTGAATCTTCACAAATTGATTTTGCTGATTCTAATCAAAAAGAAATTTTTGAAAAATCAACACATTTTAATCCTGTCGACCTTGTTTGCGGAGTGAAAGATTATAAAGGGAATAATTTTAATCTTTTGAATTATGTTGATAGCAACACCGGATTTATTTCTGTCAAATCAAAGGATGGAAAAGATTTGAAAGCAATGGAACTTCCGGGTTTGTGGAATGGCGCAATGGCCGACTGGATAACTGTTTTTGTTGAAGTACCTATTATTACTTTCAATCCAGTAAAAACGATAAACGATTTATTAAGGAAAGAACATCAATAAAATTCAAAGTCCTTAAAGTCCATGAATATTAATTTGCTTTGAACTTCTCATCAAACTATATAAAGAACGGATAAACAATATTCGATCCTTCTGTGAATGTTTTGCTGATTACAAAACTTTTTTCAATATTTAATTCTTTTGAAATTTTAACCAATTTTTTATAATCTGATTCTATTGCTTTTTGTTTTACTTTAAATGCAAATTCGTTATTTAAAATGAAATCTATTTCAGATGTGTTTCTTTTATTATAGAAACTTAAATTACCGTAATTGCTCAATTGGTTTGCTACGGCAACCTCAAGGATTTGCCCTTCTGTAACTTTGGCTATTATATTTAAAATGCCGGTATCAGAAAAATATATTTTTTTACCGCCAGCAATACTTCGATCAATACTTTTAGAATATTTGGGTATTAATCTCAGGAAAAATATTCCTTGAAGAAATTCAATATAATTATATAGCTTTACCCTGTTTATTCCTAATTCCGATGAAAATTTTGATATATCAATCATATTTCCGTTCCTTGCCGCTAAAAGAAGAATAAGATCACGCAACTCTCTCACATCTTTCAGTTCAGTAAAAACTTTTATATCTTTTTCGAAAAATGATGCAAATATATTTTTTAAAATCATTTTTTTTGTAGCAATATCCGGTGTTAATGCGACCTCTGGAAATCCACCATATTCTATATATAAATCATAGAGTTCTTTCATTTTAAATATGGATGCTTTACTTTTAGGCTTTAGTATATCTTCAATATTATCAGGTAATTCATTGCCCAACGATTTGCCATTAAAAAGTAAAAATTCACGATAAGTTAATACTGGTAATACATATAAAAATTTTCTGCCGCTTAATGATTCAGGAAAAAGATTTCGCAAATAATAATTTGATGAACCGGTTACTATAAATTTTACTGCATAATAATCTATCAGGTATTTGATAATTTTTGTTATTTCCGGGAAATTCTGTATTTCATCTATACATACAAGTAACCTTTCGTCTTTTTTTACTCCTGATGCACTTTGCAGGTCTGCATATATTGCTTTGTAATTAATGTTTTCAAACGTCATTAAATCTAAAGGGTTGTCAAAATCAAACCACAATTTTTTTCCTTTAAATTCTTTAAATAATTGGCGCATAAGAGTTGTCTTACCTACCTGGCGCATACCTGTAATTATAATGGCATTCTTATGTTCTAATTGTGGTAATATTGTGTGAAATAGTTGTCTTTTTAGCATATGTGTAATAATTATTTTACAAATATAAGCATATTTGTATTTATTTCATTACAAATATTCATTTTATAATTCAGCATATTTGTTCCTTAATTTATAAAATAGTATGAATGTTCCGTTTTAGTACAATTTGAATATTGAATTTATTTTTTGTCAATAGTTGTATGGTTGAACAACTGGTTAAGTCAAAGGTGAATAGTTATAAGAAAAAACTTTTTTCTATCAACCAAAAACCATTTTGCCACCTGACTAAATTTTCATAATGATTTACTATAAACCTATAACAATTGACTTGACCATCTGCCCAACCTATAAACATAAGACTATCCGTCAATAGTTTGTTTGAGCAACTGGTTTGGTTGAATGTTTCTGTATCGGTACAAATCATATTTTTTAAATCATTTTTTCTACTTCTCTTTTTTCTATATTTGCAGCTATATATTGATAAATCGATGAAAAAAAATATCTCTGTTTTACTTTTTTCTTTATTTATATTTTGTAATTCATATTCACAGGAAGTTTATCAAAATGTAAGTAATACCAATATTTATGAATTTATAGATGAATTGGCAAATGATAATGTGATTTCAATAAATTCAGTAATAAAGCCATATTCAAGAATTTTAATTGCAGAGAAATTAAAGGAAGCTTTATCAAAAAAAGAATTGTTAAGTAAGCGGCAACAAGATGAACTTAATTTTTATCTGCTTGATTATGAAAAAGAATTAGATGGTTTTGAGACTACTGATTTCATTGGAAAAAATGTAATTTCAAAAAATAAAACTTCTTTCAGAAAAAGAATAGATTTATTTTATTATAAAGATTCTCTTTTCAATTTTTCTGTTAATCCGATTTTAGGAATAAATTATTTTGTTAATGAAAATGGTACAAATTATCACCGGTGGAATGGGGCAGAAGCTTTTGCAACAATAGGAAAACATTGGGGATTTTATGCAAGTTTGAGAGATAACTTTGAATCGGAATTATTGGCTAAGCCAAATTATTTAACTCAGCAGGAAGGCGGTTGTTATAAGCCTGATGGTAATGGTGGTGGTGATTATGAAGAAATGAAAGGCGGAATAACCT
Protein-coding sequences here:
- a CDS encoding sugar transferase; the protein is MGKNGKVIRVYKFRTMHPYSEYIQEYIYEENKLDEGGKFKNDFRVTTLGKIMRKLWIDELPMIYNILKGDLKLFGVRPLSNQYFSLYPEEFRKIRIQYKPGLIPPFYKDMPKTLDEIIASEKEYLRQYDKHPLTTDCKYFFHAFYNIIFKRARSK
- a CDS encoding ATP-binding protein, with translation MLKRQLFHTILPQLEHKNAIIITGMRQVGKTTLMRQLFKEFKGKKLWFDFDNPLDLMTFENINYKAIYADLQSASGVKKDERLLVCIDEIQNFPEITKIIKYLIDYYAVKFIVTGSSNYYLRNLFPESLSGRKFLYVLPVLTYREFLLFNGKSLGNELPDNIEDILKPKSKASIFKMKELYDLYIEYGGFPEVALTPDIATKKMILKNIFASFFEKDIKVFTELKDVRELRDLILLLAARNGNMIDISKFSSELGINRVKLYNYIEFLQGIFFLRLIPKYSKSIDRSIAGGKKIYFSDTGILNIIAKVTEGQILEVAVANQLSNYGNLSFYNKRNTSEIDFILNNEFAFKVKQKAIESDYKKLVKISKELNIEKSFVISKTFTEGSNIVYPFFI
- a CDS encoding polysaccharide biosynthesis/export family protein, which codes for MAIKTLKICFVFFILIPSFFSCTPQKNYIYLQDKGNNSGTVSDKNISFVYKIKPKDVLYIKTVPIDEESSLSLNANTQTNAYSTELGAYLNSFSVNDSGFVELPMIGKINVKGLTIEESQKVIQEKVDYYLKNSLVIVKLLNFNITILGEVNKPGTFKVYNTQLNILEAIGLAGDLTMNGNRKQISLIRQNNPEKVIPIDITDKNLLQSEYFYLLPNDVIYVKPRANASKLIQIL
- a CDS encoding DUF4301 family protein; its protein translation is MFNKHDLNQLSKKGVEIHTVEEQIKKFKEGFPFINLSSSATIENNGIEKFNDDEVKRLNSVYENGLKTKKVLKFVPASGAASRMFKALHSFQEKYDGSEEAYQNYLNDKSFNSVYKFINDIKNFAFYNDLKNVMNDYDIDECIVNKNFIPIIEFLLFGKGLDYSELPKGLLKFHKYENCSRSAFEEHLVEAVNYCKDVNNNALLHFTVSPEHELKFKKLLNGIINEYEKKYDVKFNVTFSIQKSSTDTIAVDMHNEPFREKNGSLLFRPGGHGALIENLNDLNGDVVFIKNIDNIVPDRLKPETTLYKKVLAGYLIELQTNVFRYLEILSSGNIGDNLLLEIKKFSESKLKIVINDFDEKEKNEKIKILFSKLNRPIRVCGMVKNEGEPGGGPFWVKNENGEISLQIIESSQIDFADSNQKEIFEKSTHFNPVDLVCGVKDYKGNNFNLLNYVDSNTGFISVKSKDGKDLKAMELPGLWNGAMADWITVFVEVPIITFNPVKTINDLLRKEHQ
- the cphA gene encoding cyanophycin synthetase yields the protein MKNTIEEYLDYSIEDGPLKVQNVLVMHGANYFSAGPIVKFRINLGEYNEVFTNLIPNFPGNLEKKLPSLIKHHCSVGQEGGFLLRVNEGTLLGHVIEHVSIELQIMAGMDVGYGKTRSTLEEGVYNIIFRYVDEVAGVYAGKAAVNLINSLLTGKEFNVQPIVDALIDIREKRLLGPSTQAIVNEAEIRKIPTLRLDAYNLVQLGTGKYHKRVRATITSDTNLIAVETADNKYLTNLMLSDAGIPVPETIRTDKTDDAVLFFERLQKPVVIKPCEGYLGKNLAVNLTNKNKIISAFQSAQQLDKNVLIQPFIEGKSYRLLVIGNKFIAASELTPPFIIGNGTTTIKKLIAEMNANPERQTGDKGKLSIVVLDEITENLIAEKGYNHETILPQGEQLFLKISGNMRLGGSAKDVTDIVHPFNIFLAERAAQVIGLNVAGVDFITKDISSPINENEGVIIEVNAAPDFRMHMNPTSGTPRNVASNLIDILFPEKAKTRVPVFSVTGTAGKTIMVTLLNYCLKREGYTIGMTTSDGLYIGEKCLMKGDMTYPEHVKLVLKDPTIDCAILETSREGILRKGLGYKFADFGIVLNMYDDHVGADDIKYVEDLAYAKSVVAEEVYETGYTILNADSSLVLEMRNRLFSKSILFSKYNDNKELLAHVLKGEMAVYISDGIIFISKNSITYPIAALHEIPLTFNEKARLTYDQILATVATLAAHGIANEKIKQYLCEFIPSFDTIPGRLNFIDVNNFKVLLDNAHNYDNFKGIKEFLSYFRENKIGVISAAGNRSDEEIMKLGILASETYNDLILYEDPDKRGREDGQISSLLKKGALQNNFPEDKIHISASPQEALLSGLNKGNENTIVVILSSTPFTTYKEIKNFSSMNK